In a genomic window of Pseudoglutamicibacter albus:
- a CDS encoding acetyl-CoA C-acetyltransferase, protein MNKSPENILANKAEVASKAEPKPQNPGVSAPREVAIVGGNRIPFARAYTAYADVSEKDMMLAALDGLVARFGLQGERLGAVAAGAVLKHPKDFNLTREVVLGSQLDPATPAHDVQMACATGVEAVGSVADKIAHGRIDVGVAGGVDSISDAPVVVTDGLRKILVRLTTAKTVKQKLAAIASIRPSHLKPVAPGTAEPRTGLSMGEHQAITNERWGITREAQDELAAASHRNLAKAYDENFFDDLITGFQGLTRDNNMRPDSTVEKLAKLKTVYGKNLKSEPTMTAGNSTPLTDGASAVLLSSVEYADEKGLPKLAKLVDYELGAVDFVGGEEGLLMAPAYAVPRMLERNGLTLQDFDFYEIHEAFAGTVLSTLKAWEDEEFCTTKLGLKAPLGSIDRSKLNVNGSSLAAGHPFAATGGRIIASAAKMVHAKGNKARALVSVCAAGGQGAVAIVEAF, encoded by the coding sequence CGTGAGGTTGCGATTGTTGGCGGTAACCGCATTCCGTTCGCACGCGCTTATACCGCATACGCCGATGTGTCTGAGAAAGACATGATGCTCGCCGCCCTCGATGGCCTTGTGGCCCGCTTTGGTTTGCAAGGGGAACGGCTTGGCGCCGTGGCCGCTGGTGCCGTACTGAAGCACCCAAAGGACTTCAACTTGACCCGCGAGGTCGTTCTGGGCTCCCAGCTTGACCCGGCAACGCCGGCCCACGATGTGCAGATGGCGTGCGCGACCGGCGTTGAAGCCGTCGGCTCCGTAGCAGACAAGATCGCTCACGGCCGCATCGACGTCGGCGTGGCAGGCGGGGTGGACAGCATTTCCGACGCTCCGGTCGTTGTCACGGACGGGCTACGTAAGATCCTGGTGCGCCTCACGACAGCGAAGACCGTCAAGCAGAAGCTCGCGGCGATCGCATCGATCCGTCCATCCCACCTCAAGCCAGTTGCACCGGGCACTGCCGAGCCGCGCACCGGCTTGTCGATGGGTGAGCACCAGGCGATCACCAACGAACGCTGGGGAATTACTCGCGAAGCCCAGGACGAGCTTGCCGCTGCAAGCCACCGCAACCTCGCGAAAGCCTACGATGAGAACTTCTTCGACGACCTCATCACCGGATTCCAGGGGCTCACTCGCGATAACAACATGCGCCCGGATTCCACGGTTGAGAAGCTCGCGAAGCTCAAGACCGTCTACGGCAAGAACCTGAAATCGGAACCAACGATGACCGCCGGTAACTCGACCCCGCTGACCGACGGCGCATCAGCTGTTCTGTTGAGCTCGGTTGAATACGCTGATGAGAAGGGCCTTCCGAAGCTGGCCAAGCTCGTTGACTACGAACTCGGTGCCGTGGATTTCGTTGGCGGTGAAGAGGGCCTCCTCATGGCACCTGCCTACGCAGTCCCGCGCATGCTCGAGCGTAACGGCCTCACGCTTCAGGACTTCGATTTCTACGAGATTCATGAGGCCTTCGCCGGTACCGTGCTCTCGACCCTGAAGGCATGGGAAGACGAAGAGTTCTGCACCACCAAGCTCGGCTTGAAGGCCCCGCTCGGTTCGATCGACCGTTCCAAGCTCAACGTCAACGGATCCTCCCTGGCGGCCGGCCACCCGTTCGCTGCAACCGGCGGGCGCATCATCGCCTCGGCCGCCAAGATGGTTCACGCCAAGGGCAACAAGGCACGCGCGCTCGTATCCGTGTGCGCGGCAGGCGGCCAGGGCGCTGTAGCTATCGTGGAGGCTTTCTAA
- a CDS encoding 3-oxoacyl-ACP reductase codes for MADQYMKFTQAGFGKFLSKKLGLPRPTTLRRFEEGAPLVPGTAVVLGVETQLETRSKSVQRIADLLGTWGVNATTHPDSVRGEIGAIILCTEEINTPEELSSIAMTASPLVKKLARTGRVVALMRRADQATSTAQASARGAVTGMMRSLARELRWGSTGNGIVLDNSVDVDATSVQAALRFLLSGRSAYVDGQFIEVSSADGTLPENPEKPLEGKVAAVTGAARGIGAAIAKVLARDGARVIAIDMPGASESLTTVANEIKGTALQLDVTAVDAGERIIEHARQLHGGLDIVIHNAGITRDKLLANMDESRWNSVMAVNLESQLRMNKQFQDAGLEGLRVVTLASTSGIAGNRGQTNYAASKAGVIAMVAAEAERFAAHGGSINAVAPGFIETDMTAKIPLGPRVVGRLVMPSLQQGGLPVDVAEAISFLASDGAGGVNGQTLRVCGQSLIGA; via the coding sequence ATGGCTGATCAGTACATGAAATTCACCCAAGCAGGGTTCGGTAAATTCCTGAGCAAGAAGCTCGGGCTACCCCGGCCAACCACGCTGCGCCGCTTTGAGGAAGGTGCGCCGCTCGTGCCTGGGACGGCGGTCGTGCTCGGGGTGGAAACACAACTGGAAACCCGGAGCAAAAGCGTCCAACGGATCGCCGATCTGCTCGGAACGTGGGGTGTCAACGCCACAACCCACCCTGATTCTGTGCGCGGAGAGATCGGCGCCATCATCCTGTGCACCGAAGAAATCAATACCCCAGAAGAGCTCAGCAGTATAGCGATGACCGCGTCCCCGCTGGTCAAGAAGCTCGCACGCACCGGCCGTGTTGTGGCCCTCATGCGCCGAGCGGATCAAGCCACATCCACAGCCCAAGCTAGCGCCCGCGGTGCCGTAACCGGCATGATGCGTTCGCTCGCTCGCGAGCTCCGTTGGGGATCGACCGGCAACGGCATCGTGTTAGATAATTCCGTCGATGTGGATGCAACGAGCGTCCAGGCGGCGCTGCGTTTCTTACTCTCGGGTCGCTCGGCTTACGTTGACGGCCAATTCATCGAAGTCAGCAGTGCCGATGGAACACTGCCAGAGAACCCGGAGAAACCACTAGAAGGTAAAGTCGCAGCCGTCACCGGTGCGGCCCGTGGCATCGGCGCCGCGATCGCTAAGGTTTTGGCTCGCGACGGCGCACGCGTCATCGCGATCGACATGCCAGGGGCATCCGAATCGCTCACCACAGTGGCCAACGAGATCAAGGGAACCGCGCTCCAGCTCGACGTCACGGCTGTAGACGCTGGCGAGCGCATTATCGAGCATGCACGCCAGCTACACGGCGGCCTCGACATCGTGATCCATAACGCGGGCATCACGCGCGATAAGTTGCTCGCCAACATGGATGAGTCACGTTGGAACAGCGTCATGGCAGTGAACCTGGAATCCCAGTTACGCATGAACAAGCAGTTCCAGGACGCGGGGCTCGAAGGCCTGCGTGTAGTGACACTCGCCTCAACCTCCGGTATTGCCGGTAACCGAGGCCAAACCAACTATGCAGCATCGAAAGCTGGCGTGATCGCGATGGTTGCGGCTGAAGCCGAGAGGTTCGCGGCCCACGGTGGCTCGATCAACGCGGTCGCTCCGGGCTTCATCGAAACTGACATGACAGCCAAGATCCCACTCGGCCCACGTGTGGTGGGCCGGCTCGTGATGCCAAGCCTTCAACAGGGCGGCCTGCCCGTGGATGTTGCCGAAGCGATCAGCTTCCTCGCATCCGACGGCGCGGGTGGTGTCAACGGCCAAACCTTGCGTGTATGTGGCCAGAGCCTGATCGGAGCGTGA
- a CDS encoding MaoC/PaaZ C-terminal domain-containing protein, producing MSIRYLDALPSLGKIYAQAGTEALKKRPKKVAAGSLPSDGLGVRGVTISRETVNAVNRHVGAPTRDSVPSIVVFGTAFPLLIELMRQPEFPLPMLGMIHLTNTVEHHRTIVPGEKLTFEVRPLSLDAHHAGVACEIETRVLDDGGDVVWTGTGVFLAKGVTLEGVQKPERPEREAPDLPPMNAQWSFAPGEGRRWAGILGDYNPIHLSNVSAKLLGMKTAIVHGADLAAHALAAVEPADATACGGYEWHIEFGAPAPIPSRISFNQTAVKNADFGEGNAGDEVEGLVGFTGFSTRKKPRIHFTGYVRPLGV from the coding sequence ATGTCCATCCGTTATCTCGACGCGCTACCAAGCCTGGGGAAGATCTATGCGCAAGCGGGTACCGAGGCGCTTAAGAAGCGGCCAAAGAAGGTCGCTGCAGGTAGCCTCCCGAGTGATGGGCTCGGCGTGCGTGGGGTCACGATATCCCGGGAAACCGTCAACGCTGTCAACCGTCACGTTGGGGCGCCCACTAGGGATTCCGTGCCGAGCATCGTGGTGTTCGGTACAGCGTTTCCGTTGCTGATCGAGCTCATGCGGCAGCCGGAGTTCCCGTTGCCGATGCTCGGGATGATCCACTTGACCAACACGGTTGAGCATCACCGCACCATCGTGCCAGGGGAGAAGCTCACTTTCGAGGTCCGGCCGCTTTCACTCGATGCGCATCACGCCGGTGTGGCGTGCGAAATCGAAACGCGTGTGCTCGATGACGGCGGCGACGTGGTCTGGACGGGGACGGGTGTGTTCCTCGCTAAGGGGGTCACCCTCGAGGGCGTGCAGAAGCCCGAACGGCCTGAGCGGGAAGCGCCTGACCTTCCACCGATGAACGCTCAATGGAGCTTTGCTCCGGGGGAGGGCCGTAGGTGGGCCGGGATCCTGGGGGATTACAACCCGATCCACCTCTCCAACGTGAGCGCGAAACTGTTGGGTATGAAAACCGCGATCGTTCACGGCGCGGACCTCGCAGCGCACGCGCTGGCTGCCGTTGAACCGGCTGATGCAACTGCTTGCGGCGGCTATGAGTGGCACATCGAATTCGGTGCGCCCGCTCCGATCCCATCCCGCATCAGCTTCAACCAGACTGCGGTGAAGAACGCAGATTTTGGTGAGGGAAACGCGGGAGATGAAGTTGAGGGGCTTGTTGGCTTCACCGGGTTCAGTACCCGGAAGAAGCCGCGGATCCACTTCACAGGGTACGTGCGCCCCTTGGGTGTGTAG
- a CDS encoding glycosyltransferase: MHVAVISMHTSPRATAGGGDAGGLNVFVDQTSRALAAAGVSVDVFTRGKPGSIEVTPGYRVHTLPAGPADASKEDLPQYTDEFAQQLSQHPAFIAADVVHAHYWLSADAALKAAHGKPVIVTFHTTAARKRHHGHIRNTVETFREQTEQRIAAEAYGLTANTVTDRAELSDDLRVQLEKITIVRPGIDRSVFHPEGPTASWPVEPGAHRSGLKMLFAGRFQDYKGPDVALDTLAALKDAGCEASLVMIGDQSGPGSMDLAARARARGVEDRVAFKPPMPQDLLALMYRAADVVVVPSRHETFGLVAAEALASGTPVVGHAAGGLLDLIDDGVDGLLIHSRDPHEWARTLAPWAKGGVPHEVALAAADHGRHFSWESTASTLLGLYRQAATHPRGARTL; this comes from the coding sequence ATGCACGTTGCTGTGATCAGTATGCACACCTCGCCGCGTGCAACAGCGGGTGGAGGGGACGCCGGTGGTCTCAATGTTTTCGTCGATCAGACGTCGCGTGCCCTCGCGGCCGCCGGCGTGAGCGTCGATGTTTTCACACGAGGTAAGCCGGGAAGCATCGAAGTGACCCCTGGCTACCGTGTCCACACCCTACCGGCTGGGCCAGCCGACGCTTCGAAGGAAGACCTACCCCAATACACGGATGAGTTCGCGCAACAGTTATCTCAGCATCCAGCTTTTATTGCCGCAGATGTGGTTCACGCCCACTATTGGCTCTCAGCCGACGCCGCCCTCAAAGCCGCTCACGGCAAGCCGGTTATCGTAACCTTTCACACCACCGCCGCGCGGAAGCGGCATCACGGCCACATCCGGAATACTGTGGAAACCTTTCGTGAGCAGACGGAACAGCGCATCGCCGCCGAAGCGTACGGGCTCACAGCTAATACCGTGACAGACCGGGCGGAGCTCAGTGACGACCTACGGGTCCAGCTTGAGAAGATCACGATCGTCCGTCCCGGGATCGACCGCAGCGTGTTCCACCCAGAAGGACCTACGGCTTCCTGGCCAGTAGAGCCCGGAGCACACCGGAGCGGGCTCAAGATGTTGTTCGCTGGCAGGTTCCAGGACTATAAGGGCCCGGATGTCGCGCTAGATACCCTGGCTGCGCTGAAAGATGCGGGGTGTGAAGCGAGCCTGGTCATGATCGGGGATCAGTCTGGGCCTGGTTCGATGGACCTAGCGGCACGGGCACGCGCGAGAGGCGTCGAGGATCGGGTTGCGTTCAAACCCCCGATGCCCCAGGATCTTCTCGCGTTAATGTACAGGGCCGCTGATGTTGTTGTGGTGCCGTCTCGCCACGAGACGTTCGGTCTTGTAGCTGCCGAGGCACTGGCTTCCGGTACCCCTGTTGTAGGGCATGCCGCGGGTGGCTTACTTGATTTGATTGACGACGGCGTTGACGGCTTGCTGATTCACTCACGTGATCCACATGAGTGGGCACGCACGTTGGCGCCTTGGGCGAAGGGCGGTGTCCCCCACGAGGTAGCGCTCGCGGCCGCAGATCACGGCCGGCACTTCTCGTGGGAGTCCACCGCCTCAACGCTTCTGGGTCTCTACCGTCAGGCGGCTACACACCCAAGGGGCGCACGTACCCTGTGA
- a CDS encoding IS1249 family transposase yields the protein MPKNRPRCHCGGDMKRNGTTTQGRTRWRCKLCGASSTKTRTDITKAAVFKQFIAHCTSTRSLKDTAQQAGVSPSTLKRRFSWCWLVEVPDPMIKHAGTIYDQIFIDGTYTGAGCLIVAATFDHVLAWHWCKRETSLDYQRLLQRIPAPVIAVIDGGQGAASAIKKCWPATVIQRCLVHAQRVVRRYTTSHPRTDAGKAIYQLARNLTRITTLDEAATWARQLHEYGTFYRRWLNQKTFTTDPITQQRHWAWTHPNTRKAYNSLLHLWRNNLLFTYLNPPTELQHRHRIKSTTNSLEGAINAELKLLTRTHRGRTGEHQRKMLEWWLYQKTELPDDPTEIARQSNWGQNQLAKVPALTHNKNQADHQTGRPALYDNAIDTTYTHSIGIQKGHI from the coding sequence ATGCCGAAGAACAGACCACGATGCCACTGCGGTGGCGATATGAAACGCAATGGCACCACCACACAAGGTAGGACAAGGTGGCGGTGCAAACTCTGTGGAGCCTCAAGCACCAAAACCCGGACTGACATCACCAAAGCAGCAGTGTTCAAGCAGTTCATCGCTCACTGCACCTCGACCCGTAGCTTGAAAGACACCGCACAACAGGCCGGGGTGAGCCCTTCGACGTTGAAGCGACGGTTTAGCTGGTGCTGGCTGGTTGAAGTACCCGACCCGATGATCAAACACGCCGGGACGATCTATGACCAGATCTTTATCGATGGAACCTACACCGGTGCCGGGTGTCTTATCGTGGCAGCCACCTTCGATCATGTCCTGGCCTGGCACTGGTGCAAGCGTGAAACCAGCCTGGACTACCAACGACTACTTCAACGTATCCCCGCACCAGTGATCGCTGTCATCGATGGAGGACAAGGAGCCGCCAGCGCTATCAAGAAATGCTGGCCTGCCACCGTGATCCAACGCTGCCTGGTGCATGCACAACGAGTTGTACGACGCTACACCACCTCACACCCGCGTACCGATGCGGGCAAAGCGATCTATCAACTAGCACGGAACCTGACCCGGATCACCACCCTGGATGAAGCAGCCACCTGGGCGAGGCAACTCCATGAATACGGCACCTTCTACCGGAGATGGCTCAACCAGAAAACCTTCACCACAGACCCAATCACCCAACAACGCCACTGGGCCTGGACACACCCGAACACCCGTAAGGCCTACAACAGCCTGCTACACCTATGGCGTAACAACCTCCTGTTCACCTACCTCAACCCACCGACCGAACTACAGCACCGGCACCGCATCAAATCCACCACCAACAGCCTTGAAGGCGCGATCAACGCCGAACTGAAACTGCTCACCCGCACCCACCGCGGCAGAACCGGAGAACACCAACGAAAAATGCTGGAATGGTGGCTCTACCAGAAAACAGAACTGCCTGACGATCCAACAGAAATCGCCAGGCAGTCCAACTGGGGCCAAAACCAACTCGCCAAAGTACCAGCCCTGACCCACAACAAGAACCAAGCCGACCACCAAACAGGACGACCAGCCCTCTACGACAACGCTATCGACACCACCTACACACACTCAATCGGCATCCAAAAAGGCCACATCTAA
- a CDS encoding pore-forming ESAT-6 family protein, whose translation MSLDRISFDTGVSGQVQGDIQGIVSRLESLIGERDAQVAEAMSDFQMDGVDAEYQHVEKRWHNASNEVRGIISLVRETLASNDETAVSTQSRARNAVANIG comes from the coding sequence ATGTCGTTGGATCGTATTTCGTTTGATACTGGTGTGTCTGGTCAGGTTCAGGGGGATATTCAGGGGATTGTCTCTCGGCTTGAGTCCTTGATTGGTGAGCGTGATGCTCAGGTGGCTGAGGCGATGTCTGATTTTCAGATGGATGGTGTGGATGCTGAGTATCAGCATGTTGAGAAGCGGTGGCATAACGCTTCGAATGAGGTGCGGGGGATTATTAGTTTGGTGCGTGAGACTCTGGCTAGTAATGATGAGACGGCTGTGTCTACGCAGTCGCGTGCTCGTAATGCTGTAGCGAATATCGGCTAG
- a CDS encoding M20/M25/M40 family metallo-hydrolase, producing the protein MPDSALTPQNPEPRYSSEHAPDTRTRESLDQEVVRICRDLIRIDTTNLGSYPDAANERPAAEYVMELLQEVGLEPTMYESAPGRASVVARIEGREPSLPALVVHGHLDVVPAQAEDWSVNPFEAVIKDGMIWGRGAVDMKNMNAMIITTVRDMARRGLKPRRDLIVAFFADEEAGGEYGALWMVKNHPEVFAGATEAISEVGGYSTTINGERLYLVQTAEKGRAWGALTAHGRAGHGSAVTHENPIVHLATAIARIAGDDWPREYNEATTALLEGIAHITGTEFDPANPQPQLEALGPTVKFIANTLQTTSNPTVLKAGYKDNVIPQDAIARLDVRTLPGKHESTLERIAELAGEHVTYSIDHHRPSVSAPIDAPIFDAMRLALNRHDPGCHVLPYMLGAGTDNNALADLGINGYGFAPLLLPAELDFTGMFHGIDERVPIESITFGRAVLSEFLLDY; encoded by the coding sequence ATGCCAGACTCCGCTCTCACGCCTCAGAATCCTGAACCGCGATACTCCAGCGAACACGCCCCTGATACCCGTACACGGGAATCCCTGGATCAAGAAGTCGTGAGGATCTGCCGAGACCTGATCCGCATCGACACCACCAACCTCGGCAGCTATCCAGACGCCGCCAATGAGCGGCCCGCAGCCGAATACGTCATGGAGCTACTCCAGGAAGTCGGCCTCGAACCCACAATGTACGAATCCGCGCCAGGCCGCGCCAGCGTCGTAGCCCGCATCGAAGGCCGCGAACCCAGCCTGCCCGCACTCGTGGTGCATGGTCACCTCGACGTCGTACCAGCCCAAGCCGAAGACTGGTCCGTCAACCCGTTCGAAGCAGTCATCAAAGACGGCATGATCTGGGGGCGCGGAGCCGTAGACATGAAAAACATGAACGCGATGATCATCACCACCGTGCGAGACATGGCACGCCGCGGACTCAAACCACGCAGAGACCTCATCGTCGCATTCTTCGCAGACGAAGAAGCAGGCGGCGAATACGGTGCACTATGGATGGTCAAAAACCACCCAGAAGTATTCGCTGGCGCAACCGAAGCCATCAGCGAAGTCGGAGGATACTCAACCACCATCAACGGCGAACGCCTCTACCTCGTCCAAACCGCCGAGAAAGGCCGCGCCTGGGGCGCACTCACCGCCCACGGGAGGGCCGGGCACGGATCCGCCGTAACACACGAAAACCCGATCGTGCACCTGGCCACCGCTATCGCCCGCATCGCAGGTGATGACTGGCCCCGCGAATACAACGAAGCCACCACCGCCCTACTTGAAGGCATCGCGCACATCACCGGCACAGAATTCGACCCCGCCAACCCCCAGCCGCAACTAGAAGCACTCGGGCCCACCGTGAAGTTCATCGCGAACACACTACAGACCACAAGCAACCCGACCGTCCTGAAAGCCGGCTACAAAGACAACGTCATCCCACAAGACGCCATAGCGCGGCTCGATGTGCGCACGCTACCCGGCAAACACGAATCCACGCTTGAACGCATCGCTGAACTCGCAGGCGAACACGTCACCTACAGCATCGACCACCACAGGCCATCAGTCAGCGCCCCAATCGATGCCCCCATCTTCGATGCAATGCGGCTGGCACTGAATCGCCACGACCCCGGCTGCCACGTACTGCCATACATGCTCGGCGCAGGAACCGATAACAACGCTCTAGCCGACCTCGGCATCAACGGATACGGCTTCGCTCCACTCCTACTCCCAGCCGAACTAGACTTCACCGGCATGTTCCACGGGATCGATGAACGAGTACCCATCGAATCGATCACATTCGGCCGCGCCGTACTCTCCGAATTCCTCCTCGACTACTAG
- a CDS encoding acyl-CoA dehydrogenase family protein, protein MSDRVTAILTPGLLETLRERAPEYDQNNEFAAQDVCDLAEAGYFTATLPVEEGGAGWSFADLVRAERMLAAAAPATALAVNMHQVWCGVDKILRSWGDDRLAFMRQWVSEGELLAFGVSEPGNDAVLLDSYTQATPGQGGYSLNGLKVFTSLGPAWTRLGVMGKHDGQLLYGFVEPQEGVQRVGEWDALGMRASGSFATKLTDAWMKEETIHTRFEPWDATEPLVAAIFASFLPLTGSVYVGIADRALELARASANERTSRSTGLALSQQPAPRTLIAEAGMKQIALDAVVESVVNELDAGLNPSPATVARWVTLRTMATDTAQAHIETARALSGGAGFTRTSEISRLYRDVAAGMHHPSQRPSAMESVANWLVGPVEHTTNS, encoded by the coding sequence GTGTCTGATCGAGTCACAGCAATCCTGACTCCCGGCCTGCTAGAAACCCTGCGTGAACGCGCACCCGAATACGACCAGAACAACGAGTTCGCGGCCCAGGATGTGTGTGACCTCGCAGAAGCCGGCTACTTCACCGCTACGTTGCCAGTTGAAGAAGGCGGGGCAGGGTGGAGCTTCGCAGACCTGGTGCGCGCCGAAAGGATGCTGGCAGCCGCGGCGCCTGCCACCGCGCTGGCCGTGAACATGCACCAGGTGTGGTGCGGCGTCGACAAGATTCTGCGTTCCTGGGGCGATGATCGGCTTGCCTTCATGCGCCAGTGGGTTTCCGAAGGTGAACTATTGGCCTTTGGGGTCTCCGAGCCAGGCAACGACGCCGTGCTGTTGGACTCCTACACTCAAGCGACCCCAGGGCAGGGCGGCTATAGCCTCAACGGCTTGAAAGTGTTCACCTCCCTAGGTCCTGCGTGGACGCGGCTGGGCGTCATGGGTAAACATGACGGCCAGCTGCTCTACGGGTTCGTGGAACCACAGGAAGGCGTGCAGCGAGTCGGGGAATGGGACGCACTCGGCATGCGGGCTTCCGGCTCGTTTGCCACCAAACTCACCGATGCGTGGATGAAAGAAGAGACCATCCACACCCGTTTTGAGCCGTGGGATGCCACCGAGCCGCTGGTTGCGGCGATCTTCGCCTCCTTCCTGCCCCTCACCGGTTCGGTGTACGTCGGTATCGCAGACCGTGCGCTCGAGCTCGCACGCGCCAGCGCGAATGAACGCACATCCCGCTCAACCGGGCTGGCGCTCTCACAACAACCGGCGCCGCGTACGCTTATCGCGGAGGCCGGCATGAAACAGATCGCGCTCGATGCAGTGGTCGAATCAGTCGTCAACGAACTGGATGCTGGACTCAACCCGAGCCCGGCAACAGTCGCACGGTGGGTGACATTGCGCACGATGGCTACCGACACCGCCCAAGCTCACATCGAGACCGCCCGAGCGCTCTCTGGTGGCGCCGGGTTCACGCGTACCTCAGAGATCTCGCGTCTTTACCGTGACGTTGCGGCAGGTATGCACCATCCGTCGCAACGCCCATCGGCGATGGAATCTGTGGCTAACTGGCTGGTTGGTCCGGTGGAACACACCACTAACAGCTAG
- a CDS encoding undecaprenyl-diphosphate phosphatase: MEWLYAAILGLVQGLTEFLPISSSAHLRITGSFLPGGSDPGAAFTAITQLGTETAVLLFFWRDIVRIIKHWCLALVGKMPRNDPDARMGWLIIIGSIPIGVLGLLLEEQIDTTFRSLWIVAFMLVFFGLLLAAADSLGKQRRQLQDLTVKHGIFYGFFQALALIPGVSRSGGTITGGLALGYSREAATRYSFLLAIPAVMISGGYKLAKALKDGFDGPYGAGPTALATVIAFIVGFVVIGWLLRYISTHSFRLFVWYRIALGFILFVLLGLNLIDPTV; this comes from the coding sequence GTGGAATGGTTATACGCAGCGATCCTCGGCCTCGTTCAAGGGCTGACTGAGTTTCTTCCGATCTCTTCATCTGCGCACTTGCGCATCACGGGGTCTTTCCTGCCAGGCGGGTCTGACCCTGGCGCGGCATTCACCGCGATCACCCAGCTAGGCACCGAGACCGCGGTCTTGCTGTTCTTCTGGCGAGACATCGTGCGGATCATCAAACACTGGTGCCTAGCACTCGTGGGGAAGATGCCGCGTAATGACCCCGATGCGCGCATGGGTTGGCTGATCATCATCGGTTCGATCCCGATCGGCGTGCTCGGTCTGCTACTGGAAGAACAGATCGACACAACCTTCCGCAGTCTGTGGATCGTGGCGTTCATGCTCGTGTTCTTCGGCCTCTTGCTTGCGGCCGCGGACTCCTTGGGTAAACAACGCCGACAGCTACAAGACCTCACCGTCAAACACGGTATTTTCTATGGTTTCTTCCAAGCGCTCGCGTTGATCCCTGGCGTATCCCGTTCAGGCGGAACCATCACGGGTGGTTTGGCCCTCGGCTATTCGCGTGAAGCCGCTACTCGCTACTCGTTCCTGCTAGCGATTCCCGCGGTCATGATCTCCGGCGGCTACAAACTCGCGAAAGCACTCAAAGACGGTTTCGACGGCCCATATGGCGCAGGCCCCACCGCGTTGGCGACCGTCATCGCGTTCATCGTCGGTTTCGTAGTGATCGGATGGCTGCTGCGCTACATCTCAACCCACTCGTTCCGCCTGTTCGTGTGGTATCGCATCGCGCTGGGCTTCATCCTGTTCGTCTTGCTCGGTCTTAACCTCATCGACCCAACGGTCTAA